A part of Chrysiogenia bacterium genomic DNA contains:
- a CDS encoding LysM peptidoglycan-binding domain-containing protein, producing MKWTVKWGSLALAAMLALTPVSVRAQDEDMVDVGVEGDVEVVVEDEVTDPDAQMAEEAVTDEVMSDEATDAEAMDAGAEGEDVLGDEIIVDEGARTQAQPRTVSPELEEVRRVQRGVDLGDPGRNMVQRMGAGQEVPIDVIGEGAGEAPQVYIVKNGDTLWDISSRFLNDPFMWTRIHADNPQIINPDLIYPGEPITVYPREWDLVSEQVVQLIPPSDLERATATDEEPVLEDEFATEVEFEVIEEVEPSAAELAERDQFLEQLTKRDEIEIFDEASTELISKKRQVLARRQRNVLEYSRAQAAGWLAPLLDGNEIEQSGYIIGQEDEQARIRAATGDRVFINRGQINGVAAGDRFLIFRITSEVEHPVTGDYIGHQIKIVGGVQVEEVYERTSSAIITEAYEDVSVGNRRLEGIETYDRILPEFEVETDIRLKANEQEINGWIVGTKDRKLAMVQNDVVYLDKGSQDGVEVGNVFNIYRPNREVEDPEVGDDVSLPRYFVGEAVVLRTNETTSTALITSSRREVAVGDQISIAPLELEPEGSAAESEVAQGN from the coding sequence ATGAAGTGGACGGTGAAATGGGGATCCCTGGCTCTGGCTGCGATGCTGGCGCTCACTCCGGTGAGTGTGCGCGCGCAGGATGAGGACATGGTCGATGTCGGAGTCGAGGGCGATGTAGAAGTCGTCGTCGAGGACGAAGTCACCGACCCCGATGCGCAGATGGCTGAAGAGGCCGTGACCGATGAGGTGATGAGCGACGAAGCCACGGACGCCGAAGCGATGGACGCCGGAGCCGAGGGCGAAGACGTCCTGGGCGATGAGATCATCGTCGACGAGGGCGCCCGCACCCAGGCGCAGCCCCGTACCGTGAGCCCCGAGCTTGAAGAAGTTCGCCGCGTTCAGCGCGGCGTGGACCTGGGCGATCCGGGCCGCAACATGGTCCAGCGCATGGGCGCCGGTCAGGAAGTGCCCATCGACGTAATCGGCGAGGGCGCCGGTGAGGCCCCGCAGGTCTACATCGTCAAGAATGGTGATACCCTCTGGGACATCTCCTCGCGCTTTTTGAACGATCCGTTCATGTGGACGCGCATTCACGCCGACAACCCGCAGATCATCAACCCCGACCTGATTTACCCGGGTGAGCCCATCACCGTGTATCCGCGCGAATGGGACCTGGTGAGCGAGCAGGTGGTGCAGCTGATTCCGCCCTCGGATCTCGAGCGTGCGACGGCAACCGATGAAGAGCCGGTTCTCGAAGACGAATTCGCCACGGAAGTGGAGTTTGAAGTCATCGAAGAAGTCGAACCCAGCGCCGCCGAGCTGGCCGAGCGCGACCAGTTCCTTGAGCAACTGACCAAGCGCGACGAGATCGAGATCTTCGATGAGGCCTCCACCGAGCTCATCAGCAAGAAGCGCCAGGTGCTGGCGCGCCGTCAGCGCAACGTCCTTGAATACTCGCGTGCCCAGGCGGCCGGATGGTTGGCGCCGCTGCTCGATGGAAACGAGATCGAGCAGTCGGGCTACATCATTGGCCAGGAAGACGAGCAGGCGCGAATCCGCGCCGCAACGGGCGACCGCGTGTTCATCAACCGCGGCCAGATCAACGGCGTCGCCGCCGGCGACCGCTTCCTGATCTTCCGCATCACTTCGGAAGTCGAACATCCGGTGACCGGTGACTACATCGGCCATCAGATCAAGATTGTGGGCGGCGTGCAGGTCGAGGAAGTCTACGAGCGCACTTCCAGCGCGATCATCACCGAAGCTTACGAAGACGTCAGCGTCGGCAATCGTCGGCTGGAGGGGATCGAGACCTATGACCGCATCCTGCCCGAGTTCGAGGTGGAAACGGACATTCGTCTGAAGGCCAACGAGCAGGAAATCAACGGCTGGATCGTCGGCACGAAGGATCGCAAGCTGGCCATGGTGCAGAACGACGTTGTCTACCTCGACAAGGGAAGCCAGGACGGCGTGGAAGTCGGAAATGTCTTCAACATCTACCGTCCCAACCGTGAGGTCGAAGACCCGGAAGTCGGCGATGATGTCTCGCTTCCGCGGTATTTTGTCGGCGAAGCGGTGGTGCTTCGCACCAACGAGACCACCTCGACCGCTCTGATTACGAGCAGTCGCCGCGAAGTCGCCGTCGGCGACCAGATCAGCATTGCGCCGCTGGAACTCGAGCCCGAGGGCTCTGCAGCGGAGAGCGAAGTCGCCCAGGGTAACTGA
- the ybgF gene encoding tol-pal system protein YbgF: MSKYVLTIAVLLGTLACSSKTEKLETDLRRLEGQLAAMQRSQAEVSSRVEELSNSQFILEDKVDTNRQYIAAVKKNQAMRIVQLQPQPALPATRAEPEAVKPPPPPPAAKPAPKPAQPVAARQPEAPVKVATAAPAKPAKPAAPAQAPAAMSGAITNPLSYYKQALGYYEEGRWDECIGAFEHFAKELPDHDYADNSLYWAGECYYSQDLFDDAIVAFSKLVSRYPGGNKAPDALLKVALSHRKLGDERKAKDAAQRLLDDYPFSDAAGKTQTLLGYPGTGR, translated from the coding sequence ATGTCGAAGTATGTCCTCACGATAGCGGTCCTTTTGGGTACTCTCGCCTGCTCTTCCAAGACCGAGAAACTCGAAACGGATCTACGCCGACTCGAAGGTCAGCTCGCTGCCATGCAGCGCAGCCAGGCCGAGGTGTCTTCGCGGGTTGAAGAACTCTCCAACTCGCAGTTCATCCTTGAAGACAAGGTCGATACCAACCGCCAGTACATTGCGGCGGTCAAGAAGAATCAGGCCATGCGGATCGTGCAGCTCCAGCCCCAGCCGGCGCTGCCTGCCACGCGTGCGGAGCCCGAGGCGGTCAAGCCTCCGCCGCCGCCTCCGGCGGCAAAGCCCGCGCCCAAGCCGGCGCAGCCCGTGGCGGCAAGACAGCCCGAGGCCCCGGTGAAGGTCGCCACCGCCGCGCCGGCGAAACCGGCCAAGCCCGCCGCGCCCGCGCAGGCACCGGCGGCCATGTCGGGCGCGATCACCAATCCGCTCTCTTATTACAAGCAGGCGCTTGGCTATTACGAAGAAGGGCGCTGGGATGAGTGCATCGGCGCCTTCGAGCACTTCGCCAAAGAACTGCCCGACCACGATTATGCCGATAACTCGCTCTACTGGGCGGGTGAGTGCTATTATTCGCAGGATCTTTTTGACGATGCGATCGTGGCCTTCAGCAAGCTGGTCAGCCGCTACCCGGGCGGAAACAAGGCGCCCGATGCGCTGCTCAAGGTGGCGCTGAGCCACCGCAAGCTGGGCGACGAACGCAAGGCGAAAGATGCGGCCCAGCGGCTGCTCGACGATTACCCCTTCAGCGATGCTGCGGGGAAAACGCAAACCCTGCTCGGATATCCCGGGACGGGGCGTTGA
- a CDS encoding ankyrin repeat domain-containing protein, whose product MRIPTQTRFPASRWLACMVACALLTGCALPPIQNAAGAGDLPQVESLIAAGTDPNQPNAFGWTALHNTAAKNPANATEVVKALIAAGANPDARTFDGYTPLHTAASMNRTKIAKALVEGGADPRATAPNGLTPLDLARQQGALETVKYLEGVLAPAPVLAMPASGRPRGVAVYPFSAKGKVDGALAEGLTSVFMSKLAGSPCVRIVAEDIIRDLARQQGLEQSCGTESCQIDLASQAKADVLIRGDLVQVGETYVLTTIVVDLASKKTLLSDNVRSVETELLDQTEMLGTKVAQEFVCGSE is encoded by the coding sequence ATGAGAATTCCGACACAGACTCGTTTCCCTGCCAGCAGATGGCTTGCGTGCATGGTGGCCTGCGCCCTGCTGACCGGTTGCGCCCTTCCCCCCATCCAGAACGCTGCCGGCGCGGGTGACCTGCCCCAGGTCGAGTCGCTGATCGCTGCCGGGACCGATCCCAATCAACCCAACGCCTTTGGCTGGACGGCCCTGCACAATACAGCGGCGAAGAATCCCGCCAACGCTACCGAAGTCGTGAAGGCGCTCATCGCCGCGGGCGCCAATCCCGATGCCCGGACCTTTGATGGCTACACGCCGCTCCACACAGCGGCGTCTATGAACCGGACGAAAATCGCGAAAGCCCTCGTCGAGGGCGGCGCCGACCCACGCGCGACGGCGCCGAACGGGCTGACGCCCCTGGATCTGGCACGTCAGCAGGGCGCGCTCGAAACGGTGAAGTATCTCGAAGGGGTCCTCGCCCCCGCCCCGGTCCTGGCGATGCCCGCTTCCGGGCGGCCGCGCGGCGTGGCCGTCTACCCCTTCTCGGCCAAGGGCAAGGTCGACGGCGCGCTGGCCGAGGGACTGACCTCTGTCTTTATGAGCAAGCTTGCCGGCAGTCCGTGCGTGCGCATCGTGGCCGAGGACATCATTCGCGACCTGGCCAGGCAGCAGGGCCTTGAGCAGTCCTGCGGCACCGAATCGTGCCAGATCGACCTGGCCAGTCAGGCAAAGGCCGACGTGCTCATTCGCGGCGATCTGGTTCAGGTGGGCGAGACCTATGTGCTCACGACCATTGTCGTGGATCTGGCATCGAAAAAGACACTGCTGAGTGACAACGTGCGTTCAGTGGAAACCGAACTGCTCGATCAGACCGAGATGCTGGGAACGAAAGTGGCGCAGGAATTTGTGTGCGGATCCGAGTAG
- a CDS encoding HPr family phosphocarrier protein encodes MSELRAEVEVINKLGLHARAAGLLVKRAQEFKDAELHLSKDGYEVNGKSIMGVLTLAAAKGEKVLIRTSGNQAKELLDAMCKLFAAKFNEPE; translated from the coding sequence ATGAGCGAGCTGCGCGCAGAGGTCGAGGTAATCAACAAACTGGGCCTGCACGCGCGGGCGGCCGGTTTGCTGGTCAAGCGCGCCCAGGAGTTCAAGGACGCCGAGCTCCACCTCTCCAAAGACGGTTACGAGGTCAACGGGAAGTCCATCATGGGCGTGCTTACCCTGGCGGCCGCCAAGGGCGAGAAGGTGCTCATTCGCACCAGCGGCAATCAGGCAAAGGAACTGCTCGACGCCATGTGCAAGCTTTTTGCCGCCAAGTTCAACGAGCCCGAGTAG
- a CDS encoding PTS sugar transporter subunit IIA: MIGVLIVTHGTVGSSLLEQAQIIAGKLEHVETIGVGPQDAPEEVQNQMQEAVSRLNLGKGLLVLTDMFGGTPSNLAMSYLDDSEGGVEVLSGVNLPMLLKLVTARSEEATLSGVAADLKAAGRKNIALAREILSLPTPPMKAKAQ, translated from the coding sequence ATGATCGGCGTGCTCATTGTCACCCACGGAACCGTGGGAAGTAGTCTGCTTGAGCAGGCGCAGATCATCGCCGGCAAGCTGGAGCATGTCGAGACCATCGGGGTTGGCCCGCAGGATGCCCCCGAAGAGGTCCAGAACCAGATGCAGGAGGCCGTCTCGCGCCTCAACCTGGGCAAGGGCCTGCTCGTGCTCACCGATATGTTCGGCGGCACGCCCTCGAACCTGGCCATGAGCTATCTTGATGACTCCGAAGGCGGAGTCGAAGTGCTCTCGGGCGTCAACCTGCCCATGCTGCTCAAGCTCGTTACCGCCCGCTCCGAAGAAGCCACCCTCAGCGGCGTCGCCGCCGATCTCAAGGCAGCCGGTCGCAAGAACATCGCCCTGGCGCGCGAAATCCTCAGCCTGCCCACACCGCCCATGAAGGCCAAGGCCCAATGA
- the rapZ gene encoding RNase adapter RapZ, giving the protein MKQTHITVVTGLSGAGKTTALRAFEDLDHFCIDNLPPALLPKFVELCDQPNSEVRRICVGMDIRQRQFLEEMIPVLEELRRRGYPVHILFLEASDEILIRRFRETRRQHPLGHDRAPAEVITAERDYLEPIREASDRTIDTSSFNGADLRDWVRETYSDGDERDMVISLMSFGYKGGVPTEADLVFDVRFLPNPYFVESLKDKDGREESVYRYVIEQDATEAFLGHLKGLLDFLLPSYAAEGKAYLAIAFGCTGGQHRSVSLVRWAEQWLLERGHAIRVIHRDLPRT; this is encoded by the coding sequence ATGAAACAGACTCACATCACCGTGGTAACGGGCCTCTCGGGCGCCGGCAAGACGACGGCCCTGCGCGCCTTCGAGGATCTCGACCACTTCTGTATCGACAACCTGCCGCCGGCGCTGCTGCCCAAATTCGTCGAACTTTGCGACCAGCCCAATTCGGAGGTCCGCCGGATTTGTGTCGGCATGGACATCCGCCAGCGCCAGTTTCTCGAAGAAATGATTCCCGTGCTCGAAGAGCTCCGCCGGCGGGGCTACCCGGTGCACATCCTCTTTCTCGAGGCCAGCGACGAGATTCTCATCCGGCGCTTCCGCGAGACCCGCCGCCAGCATCCGTTGGGGCACGACCGGGCTCCCGCGGAGGTGATTACAGCCGAGCGCGACTACCTCGAGCCCATTCGCGAGGCCAGCGACCGGACCATCGATACGAGCAGCTTCAACGGCGCCGACCTGCGCGACTGGGTGCGCGAGACCTACTCCGACGGGGATGAGCGCGACATGGTCATTTCGCTCATGTCCTTTGGCTATAAGGGCGGGGTGCCCACCGAGGCCGATCTGGTCTTTGACGTGCGCTTTCTGCCCAACCCCTATTTCGTGGAAAGTCTCAAGGACAAGGACGGCCGCGAAGAGAGCGTCTACCGCTACGTAATCGAGCAGGACGCCACGGAGGCCTTTTTGGGCCACTTAAAGGGCCTTTTGGACTTCCTGCTGCCCTCCTACGCCGCCGAGGGAAAGGCCTATCTGGCCATTGCATTTGGCTGCACGGGAGGTCAGCATCGCAGCGTCTCGCTGGTCCGGTGGGCAGAGCAGTGGCTGCTCGAGCGCGGCCACGCCATCCGGGTCATCCACCGGGACCTGCCCCGAACCTGA
- the hprK gene encoding HPr(Ser) kinase/phosphatase — protein MTTDIPVEHLLDEERFGLQLSLVAGKAGLSRRIESEKLAKAGVHLTGFFDHFRPDRIQVLGQAEIAYLESLPTQEMEDKAGAFFERKPVAVVITWGAEGPAALRELADRYGVALLRSELDTAIFSAHARSALDEELAPRSTLHGVLIDIFGVGILLLGDSGIGKSEVALDLILRGHRFVADDVVEVVRRRGDVIGRGSELIRHHIEIRGLGILNVKDLFGVSAVRERKKIELCLELIAWDKIESVERVGVDEQFREILDVKVPYVHLPVSPGRNIASIVEVAARNQLLRLQGIHSAKEFQDKLLENLSARANERKLGEIE, from the coding sequence ATGACCACCGACATCCCTGTCGAGCACCTGCTCGACGAAGAGCGCTTCGGCCTGCAGCTCTCGCTGGTAGCGGGCAAGGCCGGGCTCTCGCGCCGCATTGAGAGCGAAAAGCTCGCCAAGGCGGGCGTGCACCTGACCGGTTTCTTCGACCATTTCCGGCCCGACCGCATCCAGGTGCTCGGCCAGGCCGAGATCGCCTATCTCGAAAGCCTCCCCACACAGGAAATGGAAGACAAGGCCGGCGCGTTTTTCGAGCGCAAGCCCGTGGCCGTCGTCATCACCTGGGGGGCCGAGGGCCCGGCGGCACTTCGCGAGCTGGCCGACCGCTACGGCGTGGCACTGCTGCGCAGCGAACTCGATACGGCAATATTCAGTGCCCACGCGCGCTCGGCGCTCGATGAAGAGCTGGCCCCGCGCTCGACCCTTCACGGCGTGCTCATCGACATCTTCGGGGTGGGAATTCTCCTGCTCGGCGACAGCGGTATCGGCAAGAGCGAGGTCGCACTCGACCTGATTCTGCGCGGCCATCGCTTTGTGGCCGACGACGTGGTGGAGGTAGTGCGGCGCCGCGGCGACGTGATCGGCCGCGGCTCGGAACTCATTCGTCACCACATCGAAATTCGCGGACTGGGCATTCTCAATGTAAAAGACCTGTTCGGCGTCTCGGCCGTTCGCGAGCGCAAGAAGATCGAGCTGTGTCTCGAACTCATTGCCTGGGACAAGATCGAATCGGTCGAGCGGGTAGGGGTGGACGAGCAGTTTCGGGAGATCCTGGACGTGAAGGTGCCGTACGTGCACCTGCCGGTCTCGCCCGGACGCAACATTGCCTCCATCGTCGAGGTTGCCGCGCGCAACCAGCTTCTTCGGCTGCAGGGCATCCACTCGGCCAAGGAATTTCAGGACAAACTGTTGGAGAATCTCTCGGCGCGGGCAAACGAGCGGAAGTTGGGCGAAATCGAATGA
- a CDS encoding PTS sugar transporter subunit IIA, which produces MEIRDLLDPKLILTDLKGETKQAVLREAAELIAAEHKLNAEEIFQILVEREELGSTGIEEGLAIPHGKHRDVRDMVMCVARSTRGIDFESRDGKPTHLFVVLIAPENDAGKHLKALARVSRIFKQPQVRQALIEASDRDAIVSIISEEASKS; this is translated from the coding sequence ATGGAAATCCGGGACCTATTGGATCCGAAACTTATTCTCACCGACCTCAAGGGTGAGACCAAGCAAGCGGTGCTGCGCGAGGCAGCCGAGCTCATTGCCGCCGAGCACAAACTCAACGCCGAGGAGATCTTCCAGATCCTCGTCGAGCGTGAGGAACTCGGTTCCACCGGAATCGAGGAAGGCCTGGCCATTCCCCACGGCAAGCACCGCGACGTGCGAGACATGGTGATGTGCGTGGCCCGCTCGACGCGAGGAATCGACTTCGAATCCCGCGATGGCAAGCCCACCCACCTGTTCGTCGTGCTGATCGCCCCGGAAAACGACGCGGGCAAGCATCTCAAGGCCCTGGCGCGGGTTTCGCGCATCTTTAAACAGCCCCAGGTACGCCAGGCCCTCATTGAGGCTTCCGATCGGGACGCAATCGTGAGTATCATCTCCGAGGAAGCCTCGAAGTCCTGA
- the raiA gene encoding ribosome-associated translation inhibitor RaiA: MQVHVTFRKLRPTKALKDYAEEKIEKVRKYLEDPITAHVVLESEKDRHRAHVNINAHGIICQGEKTSRDMYASIDGMMDRIEKQLRRHKRAPTGKRHQTISHHGALDALVDSPLSETTRARIVREPQVIRPEGVHVKPMSVDEALLQLERMRNHEFLVFRNDTSDEINVLYKRKDGAYGLIDPAL, encoded by the coding sequence ATGCAGGTTCACGTAACGTTTCGCAAACTTCGCCCGACCAAAGCCCTCAAAGACTACGCGGAAGAAAAGATCGAAAAGGTGCGCAAGTACCTTGAAGATCCCATCACCGCCCACGTCGTGCTTGAGTCCGAGAAAGACCGGCACCGCGCCCATGTGAACATCAACGCCCACGGTATCATCTGCCAGGGCGAGAAGACCAGCCGGGACATGTATGCCTCCATCGACGGCATGATGGACCGGATTGAGAAGCAGCTTCGCCGTCACAAGCGCGCGCCCACGGGCAAACGTCACCAGACGATCTCGCACCACGGGGCGCTCGACGCGCTGGTGGACTCGCCGCTCTCGGAAACAACCCGCGCTCGCATCGTGCGTGAGCCCCAGGTGATCCGCCCCGAGGGCGTTCACGTCAAGCCCATGAGTGTCGACGAAGCGCTGCTTCAGCTCGAGCGCATGCGCAACCATGAATTCCTGGTGTTTCGCAACGACACCTCCGATGAAATCAACGTGCTTTACAAGCGCAAGGACGGTGCCTACGGCCTGATCGATCCGGCTCTCTAG